Proteins from a genomic interval of Aquabacterium sp. J223:
- a CDS encoding bifunctional 2-polyprenyl-6-hydroxyphenol methylase/3-demethylubiquinol 3-O-methyltransferase UbiG: MHPDAEGLPPPSDWVTRWAARWPAGARVLDLACGRGRHARWLAARGLAVTAVDRNADALAGLDGIAETLCADLEAPGPWPLAGRRFDAVVVTNYLWRPRLADVLTHVAEGGWWLHETFALGQAHIGKPSNPDFLLAPGELVEVAAAAGLRVVAYEDGVLTGPERFVQRIAAVREPASTAAAPPRYPPVSAGPAPGGRPRGRR; encoded by the coding sequence ATGCACCCGGACGCTGAAGGCTTGCCGCCGCCGTCGGACTGGGTGACGCGGTGGGCCGCCCGCTGGCCGGCGGGCGCGCGGGTGCTCGACCTGGCCTGCGGGCGGGGCCGCCACGCGCGCTGGCTGGCCGCGCGCGGCCTCGCGGTGACGGCGGTGGACCGCAACGCCGACGCGCTGGCCGGCCTGGACGGGATCGCCGAGACGCTGTGCGCCGACCTGGAAGCCCCCGGCCCCTGGCCGCTGGCCGGCCGCCGCTTCGACGCGGTGGTGGTGACGAACTACCTCTGGCGCCCGCGCCTGGCGGACGTGCTGACCCACGTGGCCGAGGGCGGCTGGTGGCTGCACGAAACCTTCGCCCTCGGGCAGGCGCACATCGGCAAGCCGTCCAATCCGGACTTCCTGCTGGCGCCCGGCGAACTGGTGGAAGTGGCCGCCGCGGCCGGCCTGCGCGTGGTGGCCTACGAGGACGGCGTGCTGACCGGGCCCGAGCGCTTCGTGCAGCGCATCGCCGCGGTGCGCGAGCCGGCGTCCACCGCCGCCGCACCGCCGCGTTATCCCCCTGTGAGCGCCGGCCCGGCGCCGGGCGGCCGCCCCCGGGGCCGCCGCTAG
- the dapA gene encoding 4-hydroxy-tetrahydrodipicolinate synthase, translating into MKPIAGSIVALVTPMHDDGSVDFDALRRLVDWHIAEGTDVIGVVGTTGESPTVSVEEHRDIIRVTVEQVAGRVPVMAGCGANSTAEAIELSRYAKSVGADCTLQVVPYYNKPTQAGMLAHFKAIAEAVDIPVVLYNVPGRTGADMLPETLLKAAQLPGIIGVKEATGLIDRACWLIKHAPKGFAIYSGDDPTAVALMLLGGRGNVSVTANVAPRAMAELCRAAMAGDARRAADIHLGLMDLHRQLFVEPNPIPVKWAMARMGLCGPALRLPLTPLDAAAQPAVEQALRGCGLL; encoded by the coding sequence ATGAAACCGATTGCGGGCAGCATCGTCGCCCTGGTGACGCCGATGCACGATGACGGCAGCGTCGACTTCGACGCATTGCGCCGCCTGGTCGACTGGCACATCGCCGAAGGCACCGACGTGATCGGCGTCGTCGGCACGACGGGCGAGTCGCCCACGGTGTCGGTCGAGGAACACCGCGACATCATCCGCGTCACGGTGGAACAGGTCGCCGGCCGGGTGCCGGTGATGGCCGGCTGCGGTGCCAACTCGACGGCCGAGGCCATCGAGCTGTCGCGCTACGCCAAGTCGGTGGGCGCGGACTGCACGCTGCAGGTGGTGCCCTACTACAACAAGCCGACGCAGGCCGGCATGCTGGCCCACTTCAAGGCCATCGCCGAGGCGGTGGACATCCCGGTGGTGCTCTACAACGTGCCCGGCCGCACCGGCGCGGACATGCTGCCGGAGACCCTCCTCAAGGCGGCCCAGCTGCCCGGCATCATCGGCGTCAAGGAGGCCACCGGCCTCATCGACCGCGCCTGCTGGCTGATCAAGCACGCGCCCAAGGGCTTCGCCATCTACTCGGGCGACGACCCGACGGCGGTCGCACTGATGCTGCTCGGCGGCCGCGGCAACGTCAGCGTGACCGCCAACGTGGCGCCACGCGCCATGGCCGAGCTGTGCCGCGCCGCGATGGCGGGCGACGCCCGGCGTGCCGCCGACATCCACCTCGGACTGATGGACCTGCACCGACAGCTGTTCGTCGAACCCAACCCGATCCCGGTGAAGTGGGCCATGGCCCGCATGGGCCTGTGCGGCCCGGCGCTGCGCCTGCCGCTGACGCCGCTCGACGCGGCGGCCCAGCCGGCGGTGGAGCAGGCGCTGCGCGGCTGCGGCCTGCTCTGA
- the bamC gene encoding outer membrane protein assembly factor BamC translates to MALLPVALFALAGCGSLTFSGDKLDYRSEAKKTGNTLEVPPDLTQLSRDSRYAPQGGAVSATSYQAAVAAAQPSTAAPTTTAVATQSAGDVRLERVGGQRFLVTSRTPEQLWPQLRTFWSERGFTLSTDSPDVGILETDWAENRANIPQDMIRRTLGRVIDNLYSSGLVDRFRTRVERGPNGTEVYISHRGMEEVVTGPLRDNARWQARPSDPTLEGELLSRLMVFLGGKEEEAKRQVAVTAQPQPAAAQRAQLVGGAAALRLDEPFERAWRRVGLALDRGGFTVEDRDRSSGLYYVRYVETASPVPAQDKGFLSRLFTFGKKDDPSQLLRYRIAVQASGADATTVAVQNAQGQPDSGSVAQRIATQLVDQLK, encoded by the coding sequence GTGGCCCTGCTGCCCGTGGCGCTGTTCGCCCTGGCTGGCTGCGGCAGCCTCACCTTCTCCGGCGACAAGCTCGACTACCGCAGCGAAGCCAAGAAGACCGGCAACACGCTGGAGGTGCCGCCCGACCTGACGCAGCTGTCGCGCGACAGCCGCTACGCGCCGCAGGGCGGCGCCGTCAGCGCCACCAGCTACCAGGCGGCGGTCGCCGCCGCGCAGCCCAGCACCGCGGCACCGACCACGACCGCCGTCGCCACCCAGAGCGCCGGCGACGTGCGGCTGGAGCGGGTGGGCGGCCAGCGCTTCCTGGTCACCAGCCGCACGCCGGAACAGCTGTGGCCGCAGCTGCGCACCTTCTGGAGCGAGCGCGGCTTCACGCTGTCCACCGACAGCCCGGACGTCGGCATCCTGGAGACGGACTGGGCCGAGAACCGCGCCAACATCCCGCAGGACATGATCCGGCGCACGCTGGGCCGGGTGATCGACAACCTGTACTCCAGCGGCCTGGTCGACCGCTTCCGCACCCGCGTCGAGCGCGGCCCCAACGGCACCGAGGTCTACATCAGCCACCGCGGCATGGAAGAGGTGGTCACCGGCCCGCTGCGCGACAACGCCCGCTGGCAGGCGCGGCCGAGCGACCCGACGCTGGAAGGCGAACTGCTGTCGCGGCTGATGGTCTTCCTCGGCGGCAAGGAGGAGGAGGCCAAGCGCCAGGTGGCCGTCACCGCCCAGCCGCAACCGGCCGCCGCGCAGCGCGCCCAGCTGGTCGGCGGCGCCGCCGCGCTGCGCCTGGACGAGCCTTTCGAGCGGGCCTGGCGCCGCGTCGGCCTGGCGCTGGACCGCGGCGGTTTCACCGTCGAGGACCGCGACCGCAGCAGCGGCCTGTACTACGTGCGCTACGTCGAGACCGCGTCGCCGGTGCCGGCGCAGGACAAGGGCTTCCTGTCGCGCCTGTTCACCTTCGGCAAGAAGGACGACCCGTCGCAGCTGCTGCGCTACCGCATCGCGGTGCAGGCCAGCGGCGCCGACGCGACCACCGTCGCGGTGCAGAACGCCCAGGGCCAGCCGGACAGCGGCAGCGTCGCCCAGCGCATCGCCACCCAGCTCGTCGACCAGTTGAAGTGA
- a CDS encoding MBL fold metallo-hydrolase, translating to MTLRFCSLGSGSGGNATLVEGFDGLRHQRLLIDCGLSLRELSRRLGERGLAPAQLDAVFITHEHSDHVGGLRTLMRRHRVPVWTAEGTARAVWGDDLPPQGLHVARDGECIDLGLLVIEPFAVPHDAAEPLQLTVHDGASRLGVMTDIGHITSRMVQALSRCEALLLECNHELDLLHGGPYPWFLKRRIAGPRGHLANHDAAALLADCRHAGLRHVVAAHLSDCNNRPALAQTALAGALHCRADDIVVADPRTGCGWLSLR from the coding sequence ATGACCTTGCGTTTTTGCAGCCTGGGCAGCGGCAGCGGCGGCAACGCCACGCTGGTCGAGGGCTTCGACGGGCTGCGGCACCAGCGGCTGCTCATCGACTGCGGGCTGTCGCTGCGCGAGCTGTCGCGCCGGCTGGGCGAACGCGGGCTGGCGCCGGCGCAGCTCGACGCGGTGTTCATCACCCACGAGCACAGCGACCACGTCGGCGGCCTGCGCACGCTGATGCGCCGCCATCGCGTGCCGGTGTGGACGGCCGAGGGCACCGCCCGCGCAGTGTGGGGCGACGACCTGCCGCCGCAGGGTCTGCACGTCGCCCGCGACGGCGAGTGCATCGACCTCGGGCTGCTGGTGATCGAGCCGTTCGCGGTGCCGCACGACGCGGCCGAGCCCCTGCAGCTGACGGTGCACGACGGCGCCAGCCGCCTCGGCGTGATGACCGACATCGGCCACATCACCTCGCGCATGGTGCAGGCGCTGTCGCGCTGCGAGGCGCTGCTGCTGGAGTGCAACCACGAGCTCGACCTGCTGCACGGCGGGCCCTACCCGTGGTTCCTCAAGCGGCGCATCGCCGGCCCTCGCGGCCACCTGGCCAACCATGACGCGGCGGCCTTGCTCGCCGACTGCCGCCACGCCGGCCTGCGCCATGTCGTCGCCGCCCACCTGAGCGACTGCAACAACCGCCCGGCGCTGGCGCAGACGGCGCTGGCCGGCGCCCTGCACTGCCGGGCCGACGACATCGTGGTGGCCGACCCGCGCACGGGCTGCGGCTGGCTGTCGCTGCGCTGA
- a CDS encoding cupin domain-containing protein produces MDVDAPLPLLGGLSPQAFMRRHWQRRPLLVRQAMPGVAPPVSRAALFALAADEAVESRLVRRDGDRWTLRRGPLPRRALPAVATPGWTLLVQGLDLQLDAAHALLSAFRFLPQARLDDLMVSWASDGGGVGPHLDSYDVFLLQVQGRRRWRIGRVDRPTWQPDAPLKLLHDFRPDQDLLLEPGDLLYLPPGWGHDGVAEGECMTCSIGFRAPRPTELARELLLRLADAIDPPDDEPLYRDAGEPATDRPGRVPDRLLAHARAAVQRALDSSGAVEQALGEWLTEPKPTVFFEPGASWPPGTGLRLDRRSRLMYDGRRLFFNGEAFLVGGRDAQLLRRLADRGGLSPREAAGFSAEARAQLDDWVAAGWLQAAAP; encoded by the coding sequence ATGGACGTCGACGCACCCCTGCCGCTGCTCGGCGGCCTGTCGCCGCAGGCCTTCATGCGCCGGCACTGGCAGCGCCGGCCGCTGCTGGTGCGGCAGGCCATGCCGGGGGTGGCACCACCGGTGTCTCGCGCGGCACTGTTCGCGCTGGCCGCCGACGAGGCGGTGGAATCGCGCCTGGTGCGCCGTGACGGCGATCGCTGGACGCTGCGCCGCGGCCCGCTGCCGCGCCGCGCGCTGCCGGCCGTCGCCACGCCCGGCTGGACCCTGCTGGTGCAGGGCCTGGACCTTCAGCTCGACGCGGCGCATGCGCTGTTGTCGGCCTTCCGCTTCCTGCCGCAGGCGCGGCTGGACGACCTGATGGTGTCCTGGGCCAGCGACGGCGGCGGCGTCGGCCCGCACCTCGATTCCTACGACGTCTTCCTGCTGCAGGTGCAGGGGCGCCGCCGCTGGCGCATCGGCCGCGTCGACCGCCCGACGTGGCAGCCGGACGCGCCGCTCAAGCTGCTGCACGATTTCCGGCCCGACCAGGACCTGCTGCTCGAACCCGGCGACCTGCTGTACCTGCCGCCGGGCTGGGGCCACGACGGCGTCGCCGAGGGCGAGTGCATGACCTGCTCGATCGGCTTCCGCGCGCCGCGGCCGACCGAGCTCGCCCGCGAGCTGCTGCTGCGGCTGGCCGATGCCATCGACCCGCCCGACGACGAGCCGCTGTACCGCGACGCCGGCGAGCCGGCCACCGACCGGCCGGGTCGTGTCCCGGACCGGCTGCTGGCGCATGCCCGGGCCGCCGTGCAGCGCGCGCTGGACTCGTCGGGCGCGGTCGAGCAGGCGCTGGGCGAATGGCTGACCGAGCCGAAACCGACGGTGTTCTTCGAGCCCGGTGCGAGCTGGCCGCCCGGCACCGGCCTGCGCCTGGACCGTCGCAGCCGGCTGATGTACGACGGGCGGCGGCTGTTCTTCAACGGCGAGGCCTTCCTCGTCGGCGGCCGCGACGCGCAGCTGCTGCGCCGGCTGGCCGACCGCGGGGGGCTCTCGCCGCGCGAGGCGGCCGGCTTCAGCGCCGAGGCCCGGGCGCAGCTCGACGACTGGGTGGCGGCGGGCTGGCTGCAGGCGGCCGCGCCATGA
- a CDS encoding MarR family winged helix-turn-helix transcriptional regulator, whose translation MKKPMTVDLATMPGHCVRRVHQISVALFAQMTESLGTTPVQYSALQTICNTPGLDQKTLGQAIAFDTSTIGGVIDRLEARGLVRREMAAHDRRVRLLFPTPEGEALLQVLVQGMLRSQDALLEPLPPEDRATFMRLLRALIDAHGDVGKAPPRSE comes from the coding sequence ATGAAGAAGCCGATGACGGTCGACCTGGCCACCATGCCGGGGCATTGCGTGCGCCGGGTGCACCAGATCTCGGTGGCGCTGTTCGCGCAGATGACCGAATCGTTGGGCACGACGCCGGTGCAGTACTCGGCGCTGCAGACCATCTGCAACACCCCTGGCCTGGACCAGAAGACGCTGGGCCAGGCCATCGCCTTCGACACCTCGACCATCGGCGGCGTCATCGACCGGCTGGAGGCGCGCGGCTTGGTGCGCCGCGAGATGGCCGCGCACGACCGCCGGGTGCGGCTGCTGTTCCCCACGCCCGAGGGCGAGGCGCTGCTGCAGGTGCTGGTGCAGGGCATGCTGCGCTCGCAGGATGCGCTGCTGGAGCCGCTGCCGCCGGAGGACCGAGCCACCTTCATGCGGCTGCTACGCGCGTTGATCGACGCCCATGGCGACGTCGGCAAGGCGCCGCCGCGCAGCGAGTAG
- a CDS encoding FAD-binding monooxygenase: protein MQFHQNGFTPGDPRVLPASPLARVHTDAVPDTVDVLIVGCGPAGLTLAAQLAAFPDIHTCIVEQRSGPLLLGQADGIACRTMEMFEAFGFADRVLQEACWVNEVTFWKPDERRPEHIVRHGRVQDTEDGLSEFPHVILNQARVQDFYLETMRQSPSRLEPHYARRLLDVTVDPADTDHPVTVRLERTDEGRSGRVETVKARYVVGCDGARSAVRKAIGRQLVGDSANQAWGVMDLLAATDFPDIRYKVAIQSAAGGNIILIPREGGNLVRFYVKMDKLGETERVAERQITLDKVIATAQRTLHPYTLDVKEVPWWSVYEIGQRICDKYDDVPAAEVGSREPRVFIAGDACHTHSPKAGQGMNFSMQDTFNLGWKLASVLRGQCAPSLLHTYSEERQPAAQELLDFDREWSTMLANPPKQGAEGESGGVDPKAFQTYFEQHGRFTAGMGTHYRPSMIRGGDEHQALATGFVIGTRFHSAPVVRVSDAKPVQLGHAGKADGRWRLYAFAGADEPANPEGGLRSLCRFLAESPRSPVRRFTREGQDPDAVFDLRAVFQPGHADVAIETLPALLLPRKGRLGLTDYEKVFSPDLKNRQDIFDLRGVDRRQGALVVVRPDQYIAHVLPLTAHQALADFFDGFMLPQ from the coding sequence ATGCAATTCCATCAGAACGGCTTCACCCCCGGCGATCCGCGCGTGCTGCCGGCGTCCCCCCTGGCCCGCGTGCACACCGACGCAGTGCCGGACACGGTGGACGTGCTCATCGTCGGCTGCGGCCCGGCGGGGCTGACGCTGGCCGCACAGCTCGCCGCCTTTCCCGACATCCACACCTGCATCGTCGAACAGCGCAGCGGCCCGCTGCTGCTGGGGCAGGCCGACGGCATCGCCTGCCGCACGATGGAGATGTTCGAGGCCTTCGGTTTCGCCGACCGGGTGCTCCAGGAAGCCTGCTGGGTCAACGAGGTGACCTTCTGGAAGCCCGACGAGCGGCGGCCCGAGCACATCGTCCGCCATGGCCGGGTGCAGGACACCGAGGACGGCCTGTCCGAGTTCCCGCACGTCATCCTCAACCAGGCGCGGGTGCAGGACTTCTACCTGGAGACGATGCGGCAGTCGCCGAGCCGGCTGGAGCCGCACTACGCGCGCCGCCTGCTCGACGTGACGGTGGACCCTGCCGATACGGACCACCCGGTGACCGTGCGCCTGGAACGCACCGACGAAGGCCGCTCGGGCCGGGTCGAGACGGTGAAGGCGCGCTACGTCGTCGGCTGCGACGGCGCACGCAGCGCGGTGCGCAAGGCCATCGGCCGCCAGCTGGTCGGCGACTCGGCCAACCAGGCCTGGGGCGTGATGGACCTGCTGGCGGCGACCGACTTCCCGGACATCCGCTACAAGGTGGCGATCCAGTCCGCCGCCGGCGGCAACATCATCCTCATCCCGCGCGAGGGCGGGAACCTGGTGCGCTTCTACGTGAAGATGGACAAGCTCGGCGAGACCGAACGCGTGGCCGAGCGCCAGATCACCTTGGACAAGGTCATCGCCACCGCGCAGCGCACGCTGCACCCCTACACGCTGGACGTGAAGGAGGTGCCGTGGTGGTCGGTCTACGAGATCGGCCAGCGCATCTGCGACAAGTACGACGACGTGCCGGCGGCCGAGGTCGGTTCGCGCGAGCCGCGGGTGTTCATCGCGGGCGACGCCTGCCACACCCACAGCCCGAAGGCCGGCCAGGGCATGAACTTCTCCATGCAGGACACCTTCAACCTCGGCTGGAAGCTGGCCTCGGTGCTGCGCGGGCAGTGTGCGCCGTCGCTGCTGCACACCTACTCCGAAGAGCGCCAGCCGGCCGCGCAGGAACTGCTCGACTTCGACCGCGAGTGGTCGACCATGCTGGCCAACCCGCCCAAGCAGGGCGCCGAGGGCGAGTCGGGCGGCGTCGACCCGAAGGCCTTCCAGACCTACTTCGAGCAGCACGGCCGCTTCACCGCCGGCATGGGCACGCACTACCGGCCGTCGATGATCCGCGGCGGCGACGAGCACCAGGCGCTGGCCACCGGCTTCGTCATCGGCACCCGCTTCCATTCGGCGCCGGTGGTGCGGGTGTCGGACGCCAAGCCGGTCCAGCTGGGCCATGCCGGCAAGGCCGACGGCCGCTGGCGGCTGTACGCCTTCGCCGGCGCCGACGAGCCGGCCAACCCCGAGGGCGGGCTGCGCTCGCTGTGCCGCTTCCTGGCCGAGTCGCCGCGCTCGCCGGTGCGCCGCTTCACCCGCGAGGGCCAGGACCCCGACGCGGTGTTCGACCTGCGGGCGGTGTTCCAGCCGGGGCATGCGGACGTGGCCATCGAGACGCTGCCCGCGCTGCTGCTGCCGCGCAAGGGCCGGCTCGGCCTGACCGACTACGAGAAGGTGTTCAGCCCGGACCTGAAGAACCGCCAGGACATCTTCGACCTGCGCGGCGTCGATCGCCGCCAGGGCGCGCTGGTGGTGGTGCGGCCCGACCAGTACATCGCCCACGTGCTGCCGCTGACGGCGCACCAGGCGCTGGCGGACTTCTTCGACGGGTTCATGCTGCCGCAGTGA
- a CDS encoding TauD/TfdA family dioxygenase has product MSLSIRPILPRFGAEISGVDITRPLDEATRRAVVEAQNRWGVTVWRQTGLDDETHIAFSRIFGHLERAPERPGMKHRELFSAGNLTADGKINTDPAAITYRAGDRLWHTDSSFMDLRSAYSLLLAHEVPREGGATWFADTRSAYDDLPQETKDRLDGLEVEHSLWWSRKQGGAAITREQIDERQKARHPLVHVHAGSGRKALYLGAHAYQVVGMDWEESRALIDQLNTWTTQPAYTFSILYQPGDMVIWDNLCTYHRGGEFDYLNERRDMRRTTAREAPAPTEADDPFTRLFKEMPPLVPGQPQR; this is encoded by the coding sequence ATGAGCCTTTCCATCCGACCCATCCTGCCGCGCTTCGGTGCCGAAATCAGCGGCGTGGACATCACCCGCCCGCTGGACGAGGCCACCCGCCGCGCGGTCGTCGAAGCGCAGAACCGCTGGGGCGTCACCGTCTGGCGCCAGACCGGCCTCGACGACGAGACGCACATCGCCTTCAGCCGCATCTTCGGCCACCTCGAGCGGGCGCCCGAGCGGCCCGGCATGAAGCACCGCGAGCTGTTCAGCGCCGGCAACCTGACCGCCGACGGCAAGATCAACACCGACCCCGCGGCGATCACCTACCGCGCCGGCGACCGGCTGTGGCACACGGACAGCTCCTTCATGGACCTGCGCTCGGCGTACTCCCTGCTGCTGGCGCACGAGGTGCCGCGCGAGGGCGGGGCCACCTGGTTCGCCGACACCCGTTCGGCCTACGACGACCTGCCGCAGGAGACGAAGGACCGCCTCGACGGGCTGGAGGTCGAGCACAGCCTGTGGTGGTCGCGCAAGCAGGGCGGCGCGGCGATCACCCGCGAGCAGATCGACGAGCGGCAGAAGGCACGGCACCCGCTGGTGCACGTGCACGCCGGGTCCGGCCGCAAGGCCTTGTACCTGGGCGCTCACGCCTACCAGGTGGTGGGCATGGACTGGGAGGAGAGCCGCGCGCTGATCGACCAGCTCAACACCTGGACCACGCAGCCGGCCTACACCTTCTCCATCCTCTACCAGCCGGGCGACATGGTGATCTGGGACAACCTGTGCACCTACCACCGCGGCGGCGAGTTCGACTACCTGAACGAGCGGCGCGACATGCGCCGCACCACCGCGCGTGAAGCCCCGGCGCCGACCGAAGCCGACGACCCGTTCACCCGGCTCTTCAAGGAAATGCCGCCGCTGGTCCCCGGCCAGCCGCAACGCTGA